TACCAATCCTGCTAAAAAGCTCACCGAGGATTATATCACTGGAAGGTTTGGATAAAAATGGAGGGCTTATGGTTAGAATTGCTTTAAATAGAGAACTTCAGATTCTTCATTCCCTTCTTTATGAGATGGCTAAGGTGGTAGATGAAATGGTAAGGGGAGTTATTTTCTCTTATCAAAAAAGGGATCGTCTGAGAGCTGAAGAGATTATAAAGCTTGATGATCAGGTGGATCACTATGAACATCTCATTAATATTACCGCCCTTGAAATTTTTGCCCTGCAACAACCCGTTGCCAGGGATTTAAGAAGGGTGATTAGTGTTCTTGAGATAGCAAAAAACTTAGAAAGAACTGCGGACCAGGCAGTAAATATCGCTGAAATGATTCTTGAGTTTGAAGAAGAGGGAGAACTTATTGAGAAAAAATGTGGAGTGGAAATTTCTCCTATGGCAAGGGAGTCTTTATCCATGCTTGAAGATGCAATGAAAGCATACCTTGAGGAAAATAAAGACTCTGCAATGAGAGTTCTTGCAAGAGATGATCTCGTTGATGCCATGAAGGAGGAATTAAGACAAAAACTGGAAGCATGTCTTAATAATGGGTTAATCGGGGGAAGATGTCTTTTAAACTATTTCGTAATAGTTGAGAATCTTGAGCGTATTGCAGATCTTGCCTGTAATATTGCTGAGGCAGTAATTTTTGTAATAGAGGGTCAATTTATGAGAGGTCTTAAAGAGAAAAAGCCCACTCTTGAGGTAGCCCCTGCTCTTGAGGAAAGCTTAACCTTTCAACTCATGAAGAGACATCTTCGCTTAATAAAGGAATGCCTTGATAGACTTCATCCTGCGCTTTCAGCTTATTTTGAGGAGGATATGGAAAAAGTTGAGGAAATTGACTTACACATAAGAGATATTGAGAGAGAGGCAGACAAGATTAAAACCAGTATACGCAGTCATCTTCCCAAGGGATTGATTCTTCCTGTTGAAAAGTTTGAGCTCTTTCTCTATCTTAAGGAACAAGATTCTTTGGCTGATCTTGCAGAAGAGCTTTTAAATCTCTTTATGTATCATCAGATTAAAATTTCAGAGGCTTTAAAAGAAGAATTTTTAAAGCTTCTTGAGCAAAGCCTTGAAGCTGTCTCACCCCTTGAGGAGATCGTAGTAAAAACTCTGGGCTATTTAACAAACTGGAGAGAGGAAGACAGAGAACGAGCAAAGGAACTAATAAGAAAGGTAAGAGAAACTCAATTTATAACCGAGGAAAGAACCCATAAGCTTAAGCTAAGACTTTATAGGGAAATTGACAATCTTAAAGATCTCCTTCATGGAGAAAGGATTCTTGATGTTATTGCTAAAATATCTTCGCGTGCTGAAAATACTGTTGATCTCCTTAGAGCTATGTTAGCAAGATAGGGGATAAGATATCTTTGATTCTAAAAAACATTAAAAAATAAGAGGATGTCCTTTAACATATAAACTTAGATAAAAAAAAACGCACAGAAGCAAGATTTTTGGGATTTCTTGGAAGCTTTTGGATGGCTATTTAAGAGCCTTTAAGGGATTGCCTTAGTATAGAAAATGAAATATATTAAAAAAGATGAAAGCAAAAATTCTCATAATTGAGGATAATAAAGAGATAGCTAAGCTTCTTGGGGAGGCCCTTGAGGAAGAGGGTTATCAAATAGAACTCAGGGAAAATCTTGCTAAAGCTTATGCATCTCTCTCAACCATGCCTTCCCTTGATCTTATAGTGCTTGATCTTATTCTTCCTGATGGCGATGGATTATCTATTTTAAAATATGTGCGTGAGTCTCAGAAATATAAAAATATTCCTGTGGTAATAATATCTGCCAAGGGGCAGGAACTTGATCGGATCCTTGGTTTTGAGCTTGGAGCAGATGACTATGTGGTGAAACCCTTCAGCTTGAGGGAAGTTCTTTTACGCATTCGGCGCCTCCTAAAAAAAGGAAAGGAACTCCCTTCTTCTTATATAAGTTGTGGTCCCTTTATACTTGATACCAATAAAAAAGCGATTTTTCTTGAAGGAAAACTTCTTGAGCTTACAGCAACAGAATATAAAATTTTAAGTTTTTTTATTCAGAATCCCCAGAGGGTCTTTTCAAGGGAAGAGCTCCTTGAGCTTATCTGGGCTAATGAGAAGGAATATTATTCCCGGGTCCTTGATGCCTACATATGCAGAATTAGAGCTAAGTTAAGTGAAGCGGGGAAATGTCTTCAAACGGTTAGAGGCCTTGGATACCGTTTTGTCCCAGATCTCTGAAAAATAAATGTCAGATCTAACCTTACTTCTTTTTTTCCTACTTCTTTTCCTATTCATACTTGGGATCACTCTATATAAAAAAAACCTCAAACTTCGTCAAGAACTTTCCCGTATTTCTCAACTAAGGGAAGTCTTTTCAAAAGCCCTGCATGAGATTCCAACAGAAATTATACTTTTGCACAGAGAGGAAATCTTTTTTATTAACAAAAAAGCTCTTGAAAATTTTGGGGCAAATCCCAGACTTTCAGATCTCATTAAAGGAATCAACAAGGGGGGAAGAAGATTTAAGAGCCTTGAAATACCCCTGGGTAAAGATTACAAAATGTTAGTCTTTATGGATATTACAGAAATTGAAAGTTATAAAGAGGCCTATCAAATGGCCTTAAGTTATCTTTCCCATGAGTTAAAAACACCCTTGGCTGTGGCCAAGGGATATCTGGAAAGGTTAGAAGATAAAATAGCCCTATCCCTTGAGGAAAGGGATAGAGAAAGCTTTGAAAAAGCCAAAGAGGCCTTTGAAAAACTGGAAAAACTCTTAAAGAAACTCTTTTCAAGTATTGAATATCTTGCCAAAGAGATAAGATTTAAGAGAGAAGCTGTGAATTTAAGGGAGTGTCTTGAAGAGGCGATTTTCTGGGTAAGCCCCCTTGCTGAAGATAAGGGAATAAACATAGAAAGAAAAATACCTGAAGATATTTTTCTTAAGGGCTCTTCTGAACTTTTAACCCAGGCTTTCTTTAATGTCATAGAGAATGCCGTGAAAGTGACACCAGATGGGGGAAAGGTAGAAATAAAGGTTTATGAGGTATCCTCTGAGATTGTTTCTGTGGCAATAAGAGATTATGGGCCTGGGGTTCCACCAGAAAAGCTCCCTTTACTTGCTATGCCTTTTTTTAAGCTTAGAGAGGGTGAAGGGATGGGGCTTGGGCTCTTCATTACCCGTAGAATCATTGAAGCCCATGGAGGAGCAATCAAATTCAGTCTTCCTGAAGGCGGAGGCCTTATAGTGGAGATTGATTTAAAAAGAATTTAAATTTTTAAGGCGCTCAATAAATTCATCGGAAAGTCTTTTAAAGGCCTCACTTACCTTATGATGGGGTTCATAATCAAGAATGGGCTGACCAAAGCTCTGGGCCTCACTGACCCTTACGCTTCTTGGAATAGGAGTCTCAAAAAGAATCCATTTGAAATTTTTTCTTACCTCTTCAGCAATCTCCTGAGTAAGTTTATTTCTCGGATCATACATCATGAGAACCATACCAAAGAGTCTTAGCTCAGGATTAAAGGCTTCCTTAATCCCCCGCACAGTCTTTACAAGAAGAGAAAGGCCTTCCAGAGCATAATATTCACATTGCAGAGGGATCATAACCCCCTGGGAAGCACAAAGAATATTAACAGTTAAAAGACTCAAAGAGGGTGGAGAGTCAATAAAGATAAGATCAAAGTGTTTTAAGAGGGGCACTTCTTCTAAAGAGGTTTCATAGAGAAAATCTCTGAGGACATATTCTCTCCTCTCAAGATCTGTAAGCTCAAGCTCTAAGCCCACAAGATCTATAGAGGAGGGAAGGAGATAAAGCCCGGGAAAGGGTTCTTTTAAAAGGGCATCCACCCTTTCTTCCACTATGGCTTGATATACGCTCTCCTTTCGGCTAACCTTTACCCCAAGACCTGAGCTTGCATTGGCCTGAGGATCAAAGTCAAGAAGAAGAACTCTTTTTCCCTTCAAGGTCAAAGCCCGGGCAAGATTAACTGCCAGAGTGCTTTTCCCCACTCCCCCTTTTTGATTTATAAAGGCAAAAATTTTGAATTTTTTTTCTGTCATAAAGGTAAGATCCTATCCAGTAAAACCACAATAAAAAAAAGGATACTGATAAAGCCATTTATGGTAAAAAAGGCCTTATTGATTTTGGAGAGATCCCTTTCCGAGATGAGGCGATGTTCATAAATGAGAAAAAGGGTGATACCTGAGAGCCCAAGGAAATAGATAATTCCAGCCTTAGTATAACTCAGACCTACTCCCAAAAGGGCAAAAAAGGTTATTAAATGAAAGAATCTGGCAAGTCTTAAGGCCCCTTTAATACCAAAGCGAACGGGGATAGACTTAAGTCCCATTCTCAGGTCAAATTCGTAATCCTGAAGACTATAAAGGATATCAAAGCCTGAGACCCAGAAGGCCATGGCTATTCCAAGCAGGAGTGAGGTCTTTGAAATTGCTTCATTTAAAGCCACATCCACAGCAATAGGAATCAAAAAATAGACTAATCCAAGCACAAGATGAGGATAATAGGTAAACCTTTTGGCTAAGGGATAAATAAAGAGAAGAAGCACTACAAAGGGGCTTAAAAGTAGAGCAAGAGTATTAATAAACATTGAAATAAGAATAAAAGCTGAAACAGAAAGGGCAATCAGGAGCTTTATTTCCCAGTCTTTAACCAGGCCTCTGGCATGGGGCCAACTCATGGTGCGTGGATTTTTAGCATCAAAATTTTTATCAAGGAATCGATTAAAGAGCATCCCTGCGGATCTTGCTAAAACTAAAGCAAGAAGAATAAGAAAAATTTTAGTTAAACCTGGAGGTTTCTCCATAAGAATGACAATACTTGCCAGGGCAAAGGGTAGAGCAAAAATAGTGTGCTCAAGTTTTATAAGTTCAGAGTAATACCTAAGTCTCTGAAGCATATCCTCTCCTATACCACATTCTGCACCTGTTCCCTGATTTTTTCAATGAGGTCTTTAGCGATAACTGCAAGCTGTGATATCTCAGCAGATTGAGCCTTGTTGGAAAGGGTATTTATCTCCCGATAGAGCTCTTGACAGAGGAAGTCAAGCCTTTTGCCAGAGGCCTTCTCATCAAGGAGATTTTGCATCTCTTGAAGATGAACCTTAAAGCGGTCAAGCTCTTCAGTAAAGTCTAAGCGATCAAGAAAAAGGGCTACCTCCTGATAGAATCTCCCCTCATCAAGCTGACTGGAGAGTTCACTAAGATTCCTTTCAATTCTTTCCTTCATTTTTTTAAGATTTTCCTCACGCACCTTTTCTTTCAAAGCCTCAATTTTTTTGGCAACCCCGCTAAGTTCCTCTAAAAACTTTTCAATATACCCTCTTAAGAGAGCTCCCTCTCTTAACCTTGAATTTTTTAATTCTGCAAGGGCCTCTTCTAAGGAGGGCTCAAGCTCAATCCATAAACTCTCAAGGTCCTCTTCTTTTTCCTCCAATAATACAATTTCTCTGAAAGATAAAATCTCAGCCAGGGTTATCTCTCCCCCTAAATTAAGGGTGGCTTTAAGGGTCTCAAGATTAAATTTTATCTTTCTTGCTAATTCCAGATCAAAGGCGATGTCTTTAACCTCTTTTGGAAATCCATAAATTTTGATCTGGATCTCAATCTTTCCCCTCTCAAAAAGCTCAAGCACCCTTTTACGAATTCTCTCTTCCAGAGAAGAATATCTTCTGGGAATCCGCAAAGTTACCTCAAGGTAACGGTGATTGATAGATTTTGCCTGACAGTGTATCTGAAAATTTTCTCCCTGAAAAATGGAGCTTCCAAAACCCGTCATACTCTCCATAAAAACTTAAGCCTCCTTTAAAAATGCCTCTATTCTCTGGAGGATGGTTAAGATCTCAGAGGGTTTGAACCACTCAAGGTCCTTTTCCTTTTTAAACCAGGTGAGCTGTCTTTTGGCATAGTGCCTTGTATCCCTTTTGATTTTTTCAAGAGCAGTGCTAAGGGTAAGCTCTCCACATAGCACCTGATAAAGTTCTTTATACCCTATAGCTTTAATTCTGTCAAAGACAGATGCTCCATATTTTTGATAAAGGGACTCAACTTCTTTTAACCAGCCTGCTTCAATCATTCTCTCCACTCTGGCATTGATTTTAGCATAAAGTTCCTCTCTGGGAAGGTAAAGCCCTATTTTTAAAAGGGGATAGCGCTTCTGGGTAAAAAAAAGGCTTTGCCTGTGGAATTCAGAAAAGGGTTTACCTGTGCTTAAGATTACCTCAAGGGCCCTTACAATCCTAACCCTGTCCTTAGGATGGATCTTTTGGGCATATTCCGGGTCAAGGTTCTTTAATTCTTCAAACAGGGAAGAAAGCTCAGTTTCCGCTTTAATTTTAAGTTTTTTCCTTATTTCTGGATCAACTTTTACCTCAAAAAGGCCGTATTCAAAAACCCTTAGATATAGTCCTGTTCCACCTACTAAGATGGGGAGTCTTCCCCGAAGATTAATTTCTTTAACCTTTTTATCCGCAAGTTCAAGAAACCTTGCAGCATTCATCTCCTCAAAAAGGCTCAACTCTTCAAAGAGATGATGAGGAATTCCCTTTCTTTCTTCAGCAGTGGGTTTAGCTGTGCCTATACAAAGCTCTTGATAAAACTGTTGAGAGTCAAAATTTATTATTTCTCCTGAGAATTTTGTGGCAATTTCTATGGAGACCTCCGTCTTTCCTACTCCAGTTGGGCCACAGATGGCTACTACCTTGATATTTTCCTTCACAGTCTTCTTTTAAGCCTCTTTTCAATATCAGAAAGATTTATCTTAAAAAAGAGAGGCCTTCCATGAGGGCAGGTCTCAAGGTTCTTTCTAAACATCTCTTCAACGAGATAGGTCCTTTCCTCTACAGAGAGAAAATCCCCCTTTTTCCTGGCAAGCTTGCAGGCAAACTCTTTTAAGAGATAGTCTCTTGCCTCTTGCAGACTATTCCAGGGAGAGAGTAAAAAGTTTTCAAGAACCTCCTTTGCAAATTCTGTAAATTCCGAAGGGGCTCCCTTTACAAGAAGGGTGTCCTCTCTGATAGGATCTATCTCAAAACCAAGACTTGATAAATACAAAAGCTTTTCCTCAAGCTTTTCTCTCATCTCTGAAGTAAGTGAAATCAGAAAGGGCAGAAGCAATCTCTGGGAAGTAAAATAGTTTGCCTTCTTTTTGAGGCCTTCATATTGAATCCGTTCTGAGAGGGCATGCTGATCAACAATAAAGAGCTCATCCCCCTTTTCAACTAGCAAATAGGTATGTTTAAAGACTCCAAGGACTTTGAATGAAAAAAGGGAAGCTTCTTTAAACAAGAACTGGCTCTCTACATTAGTCAAGGGTTGGGCTTTACTTGAATATTCCAAAGGTATATCTTCCCGAATAATTTGGGAATAGGAAATTGCAGACTCTCTAAAGGTATAGATTCTTTTAGCCTGGAAGTGTCTTTCTAAGGCTCTTTCAAGGACCTGATAGACATCCCCTTCCCTTTTAAATCTTACCTCCCATTTAGCGGGATGGACATTAAAATCCACAAGATGAGGAGGAAGACTGAGCTGTAAAATACCAGCAGGAAAACCAAGGTTCCCATAGACTTTTTTTAGGAGTGAGTAAAAAACCTTTGTAAGTTTATTATCCTGTAAAAGCCGATTATTTACAATAAAATAGAGAAATCTACCATGGGAAAAGGTCTTACGCGTATCTGTTAAAAGAAGGGTTACCTGATAAGGGGGCTCAATAAATTCGGAAAGGTGCATAAATTCCTGGGGAATCTCAAGGAGGTTTTCAAGCAGTGTTTTAAGATCACCTCCTTGCCAGCTTAAGGTCTCTTTGTCATCAACGAAGACTTGAAACTCAATTTCAGGATGGGTAAGCATAAGGGCCTTTATGATCTCCAGATTTTTGGCAGTTTCCCTTGTGGGAGTCTTTAAAAAGGCCCTTCTGGCTGGAAGATTTTTAAAGAGGTCAGAAACCTCAACGAGAGTTCCCTCTTTGATCCTGCTTGGTTTAAAGTCAAGCTCCTTTCCAAATTCAACTATCACTTCATAGGAAAGGCTTGCCCCTTTTTGCAGACTCACGATCCTTAAACGAGAAACCTGAGCAATGCTTGAAAGGGCCTCTCCCCTAAAACCATAGGTTGTGAGGGAAAAAAGATCCGAAAGGTCCTTGATTTTGCTTGTAGCAAAGGGCAGGAAACAAAGCCTTAAATCTTCTGGGGATAATCCCTCTCCATTATCATAAACAGCAATTCTTTCAAGACCTCCTTTATGCAATTCAATGCGGATTTTTTTTGCCCCGGCATCAAGAGAATTTTCAAGGAGCTCTTTAATAACAGAGGCAGGTCTTTCTATGACCTCACCAGCTGCGATTTTTCCCCGAATTTCCTCTGGTAAAACCTGAATCTTAGGCATTAAAGGTCTTTACTTCCCTCAGCTGAGCAAAGACAATCCTTCCTGTTGGAGAGTGAAGCAAGTGACTTACCACTACATCTAAGTGTTTTCCAATGAGGTGTTTGGCATTTTCAACAACTACCATGGTTCCATCTTCTAAATAACCCACTCCTTGTTCTCTCTCCTTACCCTCTTTTATGATCTGAATAGTTATAAGGTCTCCTGGTCTAACCGAAGGTCTAAGCGCTAAAAAAAGTTCATTTATATTTAAGACTTCAACTCCGTAAAGCTGGCTCATTTTGTTTAGGTTATAATCAGTGGTTACAAGTTTGGCTGAGAATTCACTGCAAAGCTTGATGAGTTTTTCATCGGTGGGGAGATTTTTATAATTTTGATCTATGATCCTCAGTTCACCTTTGAAGGTCTCTTTAAGTTCCTTTAAGAGATCAAGGGCCCTTCTACCTTTGGCCCTTTTGGCAGGATCAGTGCTATCTGCAAGCATCTGGATTTCTTCAAGGATAATTCTGGGCAGAAGAAGAGGTCCCTCTAACCAGCCAGTTTTAGCTAATTCCAGAATCCTTCCATCAATAATGGCACTTGTGTCAAGGATCTTGGGCGTTCCTTTACGGGCAAATTTTTTGGATATGGAGCTGACAGGGGTTGAGATTTTGCTGGCTAATTTTTCTCCCAACCTTTCAAAGAATTCGGATATGACTATCTCCTCAATTTTTTTTCCGCCAAGCATAATTCCTAAGTATCCAAGACCAAGGGCACTCATGGCATAAAGAAAGACCTGCCAAACTCCTGCTGTAAAGATCTCAAAAAAGGAGGAGATAAGTTTGGCTAAAGCAAGCCCGAGAATAAGCCCTAAGGATCCTCCCACTATCTTTAAAAGGGGGAGCTTGCGAATCTTTTCTTCTAAATAGAGGGTAATAATTCCAAGGGCAACCCCAAGAAGACCACCAGCTATAACCCAGGGAAGCCCTCTTTCAGCATAATAGAAATAGTAAAAGATACCTGCACCAAGAAAAAAACTGATTCCTAATAAAAGGCTCTGAAAAAAATATTTTCTCAAGGTGAACTACCCTTTTAGAGGTTGAGGAGTTCCTTAACCTTTATTTCAATCTCCTCAGAGGTGCAATCTTCACAAAAAGAGAGCTCTTTAACTAAGAGCTCTTTAGCCCTTTCAAAAATTTTTTTCTCTCCAAAGGAAAGGGGTTTAGTTTTAGCAATCTCCGAAAGCTCTCTCAAGAGAGTTGCCAGAACAAAGATATCTCCACTCTTTAATTTTTCGGTATACTCTTTATATCTTTTATTCCAGTTTCCATTGGGGAGATGGACCTCATCTTGAGCAAGGATTTGATATACCCGTTCTACCTCTTCCCTGGAAATAATAGGTCTAAGTCCTACGCGGTGAATTGAATCAAGGGGAATGAAGAATTCAGTTTCACTATCAAGAAGTTTAAAGATGTAAGTTTTAAAGGTCTTCCCCTCTATGACCTTTTCTTCAATAGAAAGTATCCTGCCAATCCCACACCCTGGATAAACGACAACATCGCCAATCTTAAACATCCTCTCTCACCTAATTTTAAATTATAGCAGATTTTTTCAAATTTTAAAGAGAGCCCATTGCCTCATTAAAAATCTATTCAAAAATTTATCGTTGCCTCATATAAAAAATCTTAGCACCTCTCTTGAACCTTCACGAAAAAACTATCTATTTCGCCCCTCTTAAATTTTACAAGCTTAGTTCTTTCGTAAAACTTATTTCAAAGGAAAGAGCGGGTGAAAAGGTAAAGGAGCTTCACAGAGAGATAAGGAGATATCAGAGAAGACTTGAAAGAGCATATTTAAAGAAAAAGGGGATTATTCCCAGGATAAAATTGACAATAAATAAGGGGAAGTTAAAATGATTTTATTTAGAAAATTAAATTCCGCAACGAAACCTATTTCAAGTAGATTTTTAAATGAGGCATTACGGGAATTTGTAAGGAGCTAAAATTTTAAAACCCTTGATTTTTTTTGTGTCTGTTGTACCACAGACATTCCTGTCTATGTTTCTTTCATACCTTGGAGTGTAATTTACCTCCACAGGCAAGATTGCCTGTGTTACTTTTACAGACTTGTAAAGGCCTCACCTGTATAGATATCTAATTCCCCTTTTACCCCACTTTTTCTTGTAAGGATCTGAACTTATACAGAAGTAAGGACCATCCTTTAAAAAAAGAGGGACCCAGTAAGATTTTTACAGGACTCTTCGCATTTTTTAAGTTGTTCCGCTTCCTCAGGGGTTAATTTTATTTCAAGGATCCTTTCAACTCCCCTTTTTCCAAGAATTACCGGGACACCCAGAAAAACCCCTGAGATACCATATTCTCCCTCTAAAAGGACTGAACAGGTAAGGACTCTTTTTTCATCTCTAAGGATGCTTTCTGCCATCTCAATGGTTGCAAGCCCGGGAGTGGTAAAGGCACTTCCACTTTTTAAAAGACTTACTATTTCACCTCCCCCAAATTTAGTGCGATACACTATTTCATTTATCTTTTCTTGAGGAAGAAGCTCTGTAATGGGGATTCCGGAAACATTAGCTAATCTAACCAGAGGTATCATCAAATCTCCATGGACTCCCATGACAAGGGCCTGCACATCCTTAGGGGAGACATTCAGGGCTTCAGCAATAAAATAGCGATATCTTGCAGAATCAAGGACCCCTGCCATTCCCAATATCCTTTCCTTGGGAAAACCTGTCACTTTATAAGCCACATACACCATGGCATCAAGGGGATTAGAGACCACAATGACAATACTTTCTGGTGCATAGAGTTTGATCTTTTCTGCACAGGACCTTACAATTTCCGCATTAATCTTAAGGAGGTCTTCCCTGCTCATGCCAGGGGTTCTTGGTTTGCCTGCGGTAATAATCACCACATGGCTCTTTTTTAAAAGAGAGAAGTCCTCAGTGCCATAAATTTTCCCTGAAAAGCCATAAAGGGGGGCACTCTGGGCAAGATCAAGGGCTTTGCCTTGAGCAAGACCTGGCACAACATCAAAAAGAAAAATTTCTTCAGCTACTTTTTTAACCACAGCCCAATGAGCACAGCTTGTTCCAACAGCTCCTGCTCCAATAATTGAAAGCTTCATGAAGTCCTCCTTATAATCCTGCTTCTCTATCAGGGACATCAGTGTAAAAGGTTATCCCAAGACTTTTGCAAAAGTTCTTTGCCTCACGGTCAATCATTGGAGAGATAATTATTTTTCTTGTGACCCTTCTACCTTCTTTTTTCTCAAAAAACTTTACCTTTCTCTCAAAAAGCAGGACATCTGCAGGACTAACGGAAGACTTAATCTCAGCTACAATAAGCTCACCATCTCTAATAATAAGGTCAATTTCAACAGTTTTACCAGGAAAACCCTCAAAGACCTCACCTTCTAAATCAGTTGTTTCATAATGTTCTACCTTGACCCCAAAGGTTTCCTCAAGGAGACCTTTTACTGCATTGCGAAAGGTTTTTTCTGATTTAATTCCCCATCTTGCCCCGAGGGCACCAATCTGCACATCCTGTCTCTTTCTTAAGGCAAGGATTTCTTCCATCAGGATTTTATTGCCTTGAGAGAGTTCTTCAAGCTTCTGAGAATGTTCCTCAAGCCTCTTTGAATGCTCTTTCAGTATCTGAGAATGTTCCTCAAGTCTCTTTGAATGCTCTTTCAGTATCTGAGATTGCTCCTCAAGTCTCTTTGAATGCTCTTTCAGTATCTGAGATTGCTCCTCAAACCTCTTTGAATGCTCCTCAAACCTCTTTGAATGCTCCTTCAGAATCTGAGAATGTTCTTCCCATCTTTTTTCACTCTCAATTCTTAAGTTCTTGATCTCTTCTAAAAGGGCTTTGATCTCTTCTTCAGTGGTTCTTTTGTCAGCAAAATTTT
This window of the Caldimicrobium thiodismutans genome carries:
- a CDS encoding CarD family transcriptional regulator, with product MFKIGDVVVYPGCGIGRILSIEEKVIEGKTFKTYIFKLLDSETEFFIPLDSIHRVGLRPIISREEVERVYQILAQDEVHLPNGNWNKRYKEYTEKLKSGDIFVLATLLRELSEIAKTKPLSFGEKKIFERAKELLVKELSFCEDCTSEEIEIKVKELLNL
- the mdh gene encoding malate dehydrogenase, with the translated sequence MKLSIIGAGAVGTSCAHWAVVKKVAEEIFLFDVVPGLAQGKALDLAQSAPLYGFSGKIYGTEDFSLLKKSHVVIITAGKPRTPGMSREDLLKINAEIVRSCAEKIKLYAPESIVIVVSNPLDAMVYVAYKVTGFPKERILGMAGVLDSARYRYFIAEALNVSPKDVQALVMGVHGDLMIPLVRLANVSGIPITELLPQEKINEIVYRTKFGGGEIVSLLKSGSAFTTPGLATIEMAESILRDEKRVLTCSVLLEGEYGISGVFLGVPVILGKRGVERILEIKLTPEEAEQLKKCEESCKNLTGSLFF
- a CDS encoding PD-(D/E)XK nuclease family protein, whose amino-acid sequence is MQRAKKSIRSKVALKEMLIRDLPELLKEDPLLKDYVASLFKENFADKRTTEEEIKALLEEIKNLRIESEKRWEEHSQILKEHSKRFEEHSKRFEEQSQILKEHSKRLEEQSQILKEHSKRLEEHSQILKEHSKRLEEHSQKLEELSQGNKILMEEILALRKRQDVQIGALGARWGIKSEKTFRNAVKGLLEETFGVKVEHYETTDLEGEVFEGFPGKTVEIDLIIRDGELIVAEIKSSVSPADVLLFERKVKFFEKKEGRRVTRKIIISPMIDREAKNFCKSLGITFYTDVPDREAGL